The DNA segment TTAGGCTGTTGATTATCCGCAACGGAGATACAGGATAGTCCTCAGAAGCACAATGGGCCCCATAGATGTTTACCTTgttaggtattttttttatgattctaAAATCAGTTTCCTCAAGTTTATTGCAATGGCATGGTCAGATGACAGTGCAGGATGAGGCAATAATGCTTCTCATGTAACATGTAATAGTTAGATTCCTGACCTCCCCTTCTTTCTCTGTCTTTTTAGTCAATTTGAAGAGAAGTTTGAAGATATTAATGGTGTTGATATTGCACCCAAACTTCCATCTAGTCCAGATGTTAACAAACATCAATCAACAGTGGTCCCGGAGGATAGAGGGAAGGGCGTAGATGTTCAGGGACCAGATGTTGGACCTAGTTCAGAGTTTACTACCTCTCAGGATTTCGTGAGTGGGATCATGAAGATTGTTCCTTCAGATGTTGCTGTGAGTATCTCCTCATTCTGTGATACATTTATGGCAACACAGTCTCAGCTGTGGGGGATTATCTTTCAAAATTCTGCACACATCTATGATTGCatattttgtatgaatttttGCAATGTTTCTTTGTTATAACTTGTAAGCATGAAGTCAGTATCGTTtctgataaaagaaataaaagctcAAGTTTTACCCTTTGCAGAGTGAAGCAGATTACTGGCTTTTATCAGATGCTGATGTTAGCATAACTGACATGTGGAGAACAGAACGTATCCTCCCTAAACTTATCCTCCATTCATTCTTTAGATACGTCATGCACCCACACACCTGGAGGGGAGGGGTTTGGgattttcacaaaaaaatagGATTCAGGCTTGGTGATATTCTAAATCTTCATTGTTACATTTACAGCTGGAGTTGAATGGAATGAACTGGATCCGCTTCAGGAAGATTACTGTATGACTCGCGAGAATACTTCGACCCCAAGTCATCCTTCAAATGTAGGTGAAGTGTCTTCTACATCTAAACCCTCTGGAGGTTGAAGCTTCCAATGCATTGTGAATATAAAAGTGAACGTGATGTTCCTTTTCCTGCTGAGAACCTATGACATCCACCCATATTCCTTTTGTATCCTCTCTACATTATTCTGGCGGTTGGATTGAAGGTTCCATGAAGATGCTTTCTCATGTTTTCCCAAGAAGCTAGTCCGAGGAACTGAGTGGCCAATCAATTGGCTCGTTGTATAGTAAAATATTACATAACCCAAGGGACCTGAGTTCAAGAACAAAAAGATCTTGATGCTTTGCTGAAACCATccttgtatattattttaagtcttGCTTCCTAGTACTTAGCTCGATGTCTTATGTTTTGCAAGCAATAAAAAACTTCGGAATGCAAATTGGAAGAGTTATGCTCCTAGGCTTATCATCTTTAACCATTCGTCCATTTCAATATTTGCTATGCCTGCAATTCAGCACACTGATGGTGAATCGACAAGTTTCAGCTGGGATTTTAGGATCATTCATTTTCTGAGTTGACAATTACCTTATCACCATTCTGTGAGTTGGCAATTACCTTATCGCTATTCAGGTCCTCCCTCGATAATCCATTGATTGACCGACTATAACCAATAACTTAGTGGGTTATATTATAGCGATGCTACTAATCTGGTGGATGCAATCATGCAAGCGAACTATGACATTAAACATCATTTTCATTATCGTtaagaaataataagaatataCATGCCCATAAGTGTGGAAAGTAATGTTTATCTGGTTATAAAATTCGAGATACTATAGAGGGAAGCATGTTCAGGGGCATATTTTTGACATTTGAGGGGATCACTACAAGCTACTTATCTTTCTCAACTTTCTTTCCAATCCAACCAGCCACGATCGGGGTAAGAGCCACTGTGGGTGGAAACCTAATTGGAGATGCAGCTTTATGTGCAGCATATGCCAAAGCAAAGGTACCAACTTTTTCGCCAGTCTCATCAGCCGAGATTCCAATCTGAAGATAACAACGCAATTCATTAATCCCAagcaataattatttttctaactaAATTGCAATCTACATTAGGTTTTGTTTTAGTATTGCACCTTCTGCAACAAAGATTGGACATCAATTCCAGCACTAATTAGTGCATAACAAAGTGCAAAAGAGATCAATGACAGTGTAATTGAGGTAGCCAAGTATGCTCCTCCATATTTTGCTAGCAATTCCTTTGCTTGATCAGCCTTTGATTTCTGTTGCTCAGAATTATCATTTCCTTCCTCTTTTGAGCTGAAAATCTGCAagataccattttttttttcattttagataGACTCAAAAAGATACTGAATATTGAGTCATTACTTAACATTCCTTGAACTAAAAAATCCACCCACAAACCATCATGTACTCCCCAAACGTGGAGAAAATAAAAACGAGGCTAAAGGAAGGAATGGCAAGAAAACCTACAATTCAGGGATAAACACAGAAGCTTTcacaaactataaaataaaattttatcgaGTGGCACATCTTTTGCAGTTAAGGCAATTTTTGACAAGCAAAACTAGTCCCTTTTGTCTCACTGTTTTGAATTTTCAaggtttctttttcctttgtcgGAAAATGCCAGCAACACAAATCATATCATAGCACATCCTTGGATTACACTTTTCACTTTCTCCAAGTTCAATCCAAATTGAGCTTCTTTTTTGCAACACACTTAATTAAGTGGGAACCAATACACACTTAGCATTGAAGCCAAGAAAGCGAGGCTGCTTATCAGCAATTACACACAAACACGAAACCaccaaaaaacaagaaacctACGATTCAAGAAACCAGAATCTTTTAGCAACCTTAGATAAGCCAAAATAgacgagaaaaatgaaaagcttACCTTCCAAAGTCCAGCTTCAAGGCCATACTTCTTTGTAACTTCCTCAGGTGAAgggttttcaatttcttccGTCTTCTCTCTGAGAGCTCGCACTCTGAAGCCCTTCACATGATACTTGAGTCTGTGAAATGAAGCAGAAGCCGAAATTCTCTGATGAGTCCCTCCGCTGAGTATAGAAGCACAAGAGGCCGATGGGAGTAGCAGCGATGTGGTCATCATCAGCCCCAACAAATCTTCCACCGAATGCTCAAACAATTTCCTCTGAGATTATCAAAAttgaaatcagaaaaaaaaaaaaaaagagaaacagaaaGTGTTATGTTATGTGAGCTCAATTAAGCCAACAAAGAGAAAAGATAGTATATGATAACGATGACACAAAATATCACTTCATAAATTAGTTGTTCGATTCACTATCATAGTTCTTCTCTGTTCCTTGGAATGGGCTTCCGAAATAAAGCCCAAGAGAAGGACACGTAGCAAGCAATACAAGCACAATTATTTCACCTTcttttttcattgcttttaagttttctttattcttcAGTTAAGTGGATTTGGAAGAGAATAATTAAGAGAAGTTgatgataacttttttttttttttatttgtatagaTTTGGAAATAAGTAAgggtgaatttgaaagtaaatttttttaatctgtcacataaataaaatcttacattaattctcacaaattttacttccaaatctactctcatttacttccaaatctatttaaataaaaaaaaaattactttcaaattttctcaattactctctcccaaattcactcaagtgaagAAGGCTTAATGtctataaatatgatttattaaaatgtatttcgttctttttcactctttaaaatatatttaaaatgcgccttatttttttattttaatgttccctttaaaaaataaataggttTGTTGTTATAAACTCTAGAGATTTGCTTACATATACAATTTCTCTTCCAAAgtagtttaataaattatacaactcattttaagaataaactaacaattttttatgaatatgtttaatgttatttttgttactTATACAATTtccacttttttaaataattctttttatcatcTAGTACtggttaataaatatttatattaaatatatctgTAAATagtcatttaaaaattatatgtgaGAGAAGGTAATAAAACTTAACTACAAATTTTATCCTTTggatatcattattttattcattttatcatCTACATTTTCTTCAGATATTTATCATTTCTCGGCTGTTAAAGGAAAATTCCAGAAATGATGCTTTGTCTCAcaataaagagattttttttcaaCGAGCTTCTACAAAAATGGCATTATACAACCAATCATTGCatacaaaacttttaatttaggAAAAATCCCCCGCTcacctaattttttaaaatttaaataatgttaaaaaaatgttttgtaaactttgaaaagaataattcgtatttttttatttgaatgatttaCACAATATTctcataaaatacatttttgtttcaaatttcaactataaaatttcagtttttattttcattaaaatgtatacaaattaaaaaaaaaagttattattttcaGACCAAACAATATATTAGTAGTTAATGACTtgaagttatttaaattttgtcaaatataGCCCCTTTATAGTAGTACTATCATGACTTAGAATAttgcattatttattatataagttgTGTATCCACACTTTTTATAGGATTTTaggttttattaaaatattatatattaaaatggaaatacaTAGATGTTGGATTTATGTATTATATCCATAACAATacatagaaaattaaaaaatatatataaaaggagaTGTAAGAGCACATGGGTAAGTTGAGCACAGTAGTACAATTTGACTATCACATCTTAATTCCTCCAAAAGAGTTAGCTTAAGCCAtgtgaaattaatataataatacaaagtttacaattttagatattttattttaaaaatatatactttgttTTAAGATACATGATTATgagaaaaattaacattttattttatttaactttggGTTTTTGGTCGTGTAACCTTTCTGTAGTCATGtttatttggttttaatttagccttattcattaaaataatattagttgaaTATCTTTTTCAtatgatacttttttttctttcatatgagaatgagataattaattaataaaagtataattgaaaa comes from the Vigna radiata var. radiata cultivar VC1973A chromosome 2, Vradiata_ver6, whole genome shotgun sequence genome and includes:
- the LOC106756198 gene encoding uncharacterized protein LOC106756198; protein product: MMTTSLLLPSASCASILSGGTHQRISASASFHRLKYHVKGFRVRALREKTEEIENPSPEEVTKKYGLEAGLWKIFSSKEEGNDNSEQQKSKADQAKELLAKYGGAYLATSITLSLISFALCYALISAGIDVQSLLQKIGISADETGEKVGTFALAYAAHKAASPIRFPPTVALTPIVAGWIGKKVEKDK